One window of Silurus meridionalis isolate SWU-2019-XX chromosome 9, ASM1480568v1, whole genome shotgun sequence genomic DNA carries:
- the si:ch73-40i7.5 gene encoding amyloid-beta A4 precursor protein-binding family A member 3 has protein sequence MEKQADVPYNKVESSFNDEAENRSKQEDLDSFNPVEPPPLDWRSDSSSEVCSLKDIEEPASFSIDTPLDELSDYGASNTRFTPTEAEDLTSQDVQELSKSLQELSNQNAEELLDQKAEISAINTQVLNHSSVPEQPEKNCEKTRQKPTENSLQHDLDHAHIQDLLNQLQLFHPTTPLKNPSPDPELAPNADHVTETVSSSCLVSDVSAYQTCSEGSKPVSGLLFTESHQRELLELLKDPEPQELQEFPESPDDHTISTEQITERHIGNFSQLPDCHTRYITRTGEADEMVSVSYGSDIWHNPFQDELMMSCYSEDEPLEQWQQSKQVFSDELASGGEDADTETEAQASYKDVPGPCDPEDLLDGIIFGAKYLGSTQLQTDRNPSTNARMAQAQEAVDRIKAPEGESQPMAEVDLFISTQRIKVLSADTQEAMMDHPLQMISYIADIGSLVVFMVRRKPADHKTDDSAACSSSPPKKCWMICHVFSSEDAQVIAQAIGQAFGVAYQQFLQASGIKAGEFRSGEYCLGSQELYNGDLVHFSQSENIREVCIIKKVGEILGLAVVESGWGSILPTVVVANLLHGGAAERSGELSIGDRIMSVNGASLVGLPITTCHNIIRDLKNQAQVKLSIVHCPPVTMAIIKRPNPKYQLGFSVEDGIICSLMRGGIAERGGIRVGHRIIEINGQSVVATPHEKIIQILTNAVGEIHLKTMPTSTYRLLTGQEQPLFL, from the exons ATGGAGAAGCAGGCAGACGTACCTTACAATAAGGTAGAATCATCATTTAACGATGAGGCCGAAAACCGATCTAAACAGGAGGACCTGGATTCCTTTAACCCAGTAGAGCCCCCTCCTCTGGACTGGAGGTCTGACTCTTCCAGTGAAGTATGTTCGCTTAAAGATATTGAAGAACCTGCATCTTTCTCCATTGATACACCATTAGATGAATTGAGCGACTATGGGGCTTCCAACACAAGGTTTACACCAACAGAAGCTGAGGATCTCACAAGTCAGGATGTGCAAGAACTCTCGAAATCTCTGCAAGAACTCTCTAATCAGAATGCTGAAGAACTCTTAGATCAAAAAGCTGAAATTAGCGCAATTAATACACAGGTTCTGAATCATTCTAGTGTTCCTGAGCAACCGGAGAAGAATTGTGAGAAGACAAGGCAAAAGCCAACAGAGAATAGTCTCCAACATGACCTAGACCATGCTCACATCCAGGATTTGCTTAATCAGCTTCAGCTCTTTCACCCGACAACTCCGTTAAAAAACCCTTCTCCAGATCCAGAACTGGCCCCCAATGCTGACCATGTAACCGAGACTGTCTCCTCATCGTGCTTGGTGTCTGATGTTAGTGCTTATCAAACATGCTCAGAGGGAAGCAAACCAGTATCTGGTCTTCTTTTCACTGAGAGCCATCAGAGGGAGCTCCTTGAGCTACTGAAGGACCCCGAACCTCAAGAACTCCAGGAGTTTCCAGAATCTCCGGACGATCACACCATTTCTACTGAACAGATTACCGAGAGGCACATTGGGAACTTTTCCCAGCTGCCTGACTGCCATACCAGGTATATAACAAGAACTGGTGAGGCAGATGAAATGGTTTCTGTTTCATATGGCTCAGATATCTGGCACAACCCCTTTCAGGATGAGTTGATGATGTCGTGCTACTCTGAGGATGAGCCCTTGGAACAGTGGCAGCAGTCTAAGCAAGTGTTCTCTGATGAGTTGGCTTCTGGTGGAGAGGATGCG gATACTGAGACTGAAGCTCAGGCTTCATATAAAGATG tGCCTGGTCCTTGTGATCCTGAGGATCTGCTGGATGGGATCATATTTGGAGCGAAATACCTCGGTTCCACACAGCTGCAAACAGATAGGAACCCCTCCACCAATGCTCGCATGGCTCAGGCGCAAGAAGCCGTAGATCGCATCAAG GCGCCTGAAGGAGAATCTCAGCCAATGGCAGAGGTGGACCTTTTCATCTCCACTCAGAGAATCAAAGTGTTGAGTGCAGATACCCAG GAGGCTATGATGGACCATCCTCTGCAGATGATCTCCTATATCGCAGACATTGGAAGTCTCGTGGTGTTTATGGTGCGCAGGAAACCGGCAGATCATAAAACTGATGATTCAGCTGCCTGCTCTTCGTCACCGCCTAAGAAATGCTGGATGATTTGCCACGTGTTTTCCTCTGAAGAC GCACAGGTTATAGCTCAGGCTATTGGCCAAGCATTTGGTGTGGCATATCAGCAATTTTTGCAAGCAAGCGGCATTAAAGCTGGCGAATTCCGCTCGGGGGAGTACTGCCTCGGCTCACAGGAACTTTACAACGGAGATTTGGTGCACTTTTCACAGTCTGAAAACATCAGAGAG GTTTGTATAATAAAGAAGGTTGGAGAGATCCTGGGTTTAGCCGTAGTAGAATCCGGCTGGGGGTCCATCCTGCCCACGGTGGTGGTGGCCAACCTGCTGCACGGCGGCGCAGCCGAGCGCTCGGGGGAGCTTAGCATCGGAGATCGCATCATGTCTGTGAACGGGGCCAGCCTGGTGGGCCTTCCCATCACCACGTGCCATAACATCATCCGA GACTTGAAAAACCAGGCTCAGGTGAAGCTCAGCATTGTCCACTGTCCTCCTGTAACCATGGCCATTATTAAGCGACCCAATCCCAAATACCAGCTGGGCTTCAGTGTAGAAGATGGAATT ATTTGCAGTTTAATGCGCGGAGGTATCGCGGAAAGAGGCGGCATTCGGGTCGGCCATCGCATCATCGAAATCAACGGGCAGAGTGTAGTAGCCACGCCACATGAGAAGATCATCCAAATCCTCACAAACGCAGTAGGAGAG ATTCATTTGAAGACAATGCCAACATCCACCTATCGGCTTTTAACCGGACAGGAGCAGCCTCTGTTCCTCTGA